Proteins from one Oryza sativa Japonica Group chromosome 12, ASM3414082v1 genomic window:
- the LOC4352281 gene encoding phosphoserine phosphatase, chloroplastic — MAKMVSQCISPRQSFRVPRFSSARPTLSSRLAIGYANPSFCGVKRSNRPSFIAAALDVPKSMSSPNSESSLPLKEVIWAWCNADAVCFDVDSTVCLDEGIDELADFCGAGQAVAEWTAKAMTGSVPFEKALAARLSLFKPSLGQVEDCMEKRPPRISPGIAELVKMLKAKNVDVYLVSGGFRQMIKPVAMQLGIPPENIFANQLLFGTSGEYVGFDPSEPTSRSGGKAVAVQNIRQKCGYRTLFMVGDGATDLEARQPNGADLFICYAGVQMREAVASKADWLIFDFDELMGYLV; from the exons ATGGCCAAAATGGTTAGTCAGTGTATCTCTCCGCGGCAGTCCTTTCGCGTTCCTCGTTTTTCATCAGCTCGGCCTACGCTAAGTTCACGTTTAGCAATTGGCTACGCCAACCCGTCGTTTTGCGGTGTTAAACGCTCAAATCGTCCGAGTTTTATAGCAGCAGCACTGGATGTACCAAAAAGTATGTCCTCCCCTAATTCAGAGAGCTCCCTGCCTTTGAAAG AGGTTATCTGGGCATGGTGCAATGCTGACGCGGTGTGCTTCGATGTTGACAGCACGGTCTGCTTGGACGAGGGTATCGATGAGCTCGCGGACTTCTGTGGGGCAGGCCAAGCGGTTGCTGAATGGACGGCTAA GGCGATGACTGGGTCAGTTCCGTTTGAAAAGGCATTAGCTGCTCGGCTATCGTTGTTCAAGCCATCTTTGGGGCAAGTTGAGGACTGCATGGAGAAGCGGCCACCAAG AATATCTCCTGGAATTGCTGAGCTTGTTAAGATGCTGAAAGCTAAAAATGTTGATGTGTACCTGGTTTCTGGAGGCTTCCGACAGATGATCAAG CCTGTTGCAATGCAGCTCGGCATTCCTCctgaaaatatttttgcaaaCCAGTTACTGTTTGGAACTTCTGGAGAGTATGTTGGTTTTGACCCTTCAGAGCCTACTTCACGAAGTGGAGGCAAAGCTGTAGCAGTTCAAAACATAAGACAG AAGTGTGGTTACAGGACACTCTTTATGGTTGGAGATGGTGCAACTGATCTTGAG GCTCGGCAACCTAATGGAGCAGACTTGTTTATCTGCTATGCTGGTGTGCAGATGAGGGAAGCGGTTGCATCAAAAGCCGATTGGTTGATCTTTGATTTTGACGAACTAATGGGCTATTtggtttag
- the LOC4352282 gene encoding deaminated glutathione amidase, chloroplastic/cytosolic: MALASLAAAASLLPAAAARSRVSLARCRGMASSSSPSAAAGASAAARVGVVQMTSVGDLDANYATCSRLAKEAASSGVKFLCFPEVFSFIGSKDGESIKIAEPLDGPIMQRYCSLAKESSMWLSLGGFQEKGPDDSHQYNTHVLIDDSGEIRSSYRKIHLFDVDVPGNMVYKESRFTTAGDTVVAVDSPFGRLGLTVCYDLRFPELYQCLRFKHQAQVLLVPSAFTKVTGEAHWEILLRARAIETQCYVIAAAQAGKHNEKRESYGDSIIIDPWGTVIARLPDRLSTGFAVADVDLSKVEAVRTKMPISEHRKFDSVWKTSSL; encoded by the exons ATGGCCTtggcctccctcgccgccgccgcatcgctcctccccgccgccgcggcgaggtcaCGCGTGTCGCTCGCCCGCTGCCGCGGGAtggcctcctcgtcgtcacCATCTGCGGCCGCgggggcatcggcggcggcgagggtgggcgtggtGCAGATGACCTCCGTGGGGGACCTCGACGCCAACTACGCCACCTGCTCCCGCCTCGCCAAG GAAGCAGCATCCTCTGGTGTCAAATTTCTTTGCTTTCCTGAGGTATTCTCATTCATAGGCTCCAAGGATGGCGAGTCTATTAAGATTGCTGAACCATTAGATGGCCCAATAATGCAGAGATATTGCTCACTTGCAAA GGAATCAAGTATGTGGTTGTCTCTTGGAGGGTTTCAAGAAAAGGGTCCTGATGattcacaccagtacaatactCATGTACTAATTGATGATTCTGGAGAAATTAGGAGCTCATATCGGAAAATACATCT GTTTGATGTAGATGTACCAGGCAATATGGTGTACAAGGAAAGTCGTTTTACGACAGCAG gTGATACTGTCGTTGCAGTGGATAGTCCTTTTGGACGACTTGGGCTTACTGTTTGCTATGATTTGAGATTTCCAGAGCTTTACCAATGTTTGCGCTTTAAGCATCAAGCTCAG GTCTTACTAGTACCATCCGCGTTCACAAAAGTAACTGGGGAGGCGCACTGGGAAATTCTTCTCCGAGCTCGTGCCATTGAGACACAATGCTAT GTTATTGCAGCAGCTCAAGCTGGAAAACACAATGAGAAAAGAGAGAGCTATGGTGATTCTATAATTATTGACCCATGGGGAACAGTTATAGCTCGACTTCCAG ACCGGCTGTCCACTGGGTTTGCTGTCGCAGATGTAGACTTGTCAAAAGTTGAGGCTGTGCGAACTAAAATGCCAATCTCTGAG CACCGGAAGTTTGACAGCGTCTGGAAAACCTCATCACTGTAA
- the LOC4352284 gene encoding DNAJ protein JJJ1 homolog, with amino-acid sequence MASAAAPKRCYYEVLGVPRDCSPADIKLAFRRLALSLHPDKQPPGSDVAAATAAFQELQHAHSVLSDPHERSYYDSHRSQILFSDHHPSSGPGRGGGVASASASPVPDLFAFFSSSAFSGFSDSGRGFYKVYGDVFDRVFAQELAYARRMGMPADAVPTPPVIGNLDSPHAQVAAFYSYWLGFGTAMDFGWAAEWDAARGESRRVRRLMEEDNKKATRKARREYNDAVRGLAAFCKKRDKRVVDMALKKKVEEEKRKAEEAARKKEEERRRKERAMAYQEPEWARVDEDEAAVFEDDEEEETRAKRKEELYCVACNKKFKSDKQWKNHEQSKKHRDKVSELRMVFEEEEEALKDAEEEEPEEVDVGFDFQPAQESEESEFSDAAEELADELSEGLEVRDEEEKGDKHLGNGEQKVGSYDETSVLEEMLSRSRRKNRKSGFVAPQEEASPAGAMDDDDDEDTSYEINNVKKKGRRRRAAKKGGTYADNGQGRKSENQPEESRHNNDENGADDKMEGPSSNEDSAAASKEDQQKGKTGNTKKNKKGTEKNTTISSEQKGTSKGKKQKEVSKAPSNDCETCGSTFDSRNKLFSHLEETGHAMLKTRQKNR; translated from the exons atggcgtccgcggcggcgccgaagcgGTGCTACTACGAGGTCCTGGGCGTCCCCCGCGACTGCTCCCCGGCCGACATCAAGCTCGCCTTCCGCCGCCTCGCGCTCTCCCTCCACCCCGACAAGCAGCCCCCCGgctccgacgtcgccgccgccaccgccgccttccagGAGCTCCAGCACGCGCACTCCGTCCTCTCCGACCCCCACGAGCGCTCCTACTACGACTCCCACCGCTCCCAGATCCTCTTCTCCGACCACCACCCCTCCTCCGgccccggccgcggcggcggcgtcgcctccgcctccgcgtcccCCGTCCCCGACCTCTtcgccttcttctcctcctccgccttctccgGCTTCTCCGACTCCGGCCGCGGCTTCTACAAGGTCTACGGCGACGTCTTCGACCGGGTCTTCGCGCAGGAGCTCGCCTACGCCCGCCGCATGGGCATGCCCGCCGACGCCGTCCCCACGCCGCCGGTGATCGGGAACCTCGATTCCCCCCACGCGCAGGTCGCCGCGTTCTACAGCTACTGGCTCGGGTTCGGCACCGCGATGGACTTCGGGTGGGCGGCCGAGTGGGACGCCGCGCGGGGGGAGAGCCGCCGGGTGAGGCGGCTCATGGAGGAGGACAACAAGAAGGCGACGCGCAAGGCGCGGCGGGAGTACAACGACGCCGTGAGAGGGCTCGCCGCGTTCTGCAAGAAGAGGGACAAGCGGGTGGTGGACATGGCGCTGAAGaagaaggtggaggaggagaagaggaaggcggaggaggcggcgaggaagaaggaggaggagaggaggaggaaggagcgaGCGATGGCGTACCAGGAGCCCGAGTGGGCGAGGGTGGACGAGGATGAGGCGGCGGTGTttgaggacgacgaggaggaggagacgagggcgaagaggaaggaggagctgTACTGCGTGGCGTGTAATAAGAAGTTCAAGTCCGACAAGCAGTGGAAGAACCATGAGCAGTCAAAGAAGCATAGAGATAAGGTGTCCGAGCTGAGGATGGTGtttgaagaagaggaagaagcttTGAAGGATGCTGAAGAAGAGGAGCCAGAAGAAGTTGATGTGGGGTTTGATTTTCAGCCTGCACAGGAATCAGAGGAGAGTGAATTTTCAGATGCTGCTGAAGAGTTGGCTGACGAGTTGAGCGAGGGATTGGAGGTGCGTGATGAAGAAGAGAAGGGTGATAAGCACTTGGGTAATGGGGAACAAAAGGTTGGTTCATATGATGAAACCAGTGTGTTAGAGGAAATGCTATCGAGGTCTAGGCGCAAGAATAGGAAGAGTGGTTTTGTCGCTCCTCAGGAGGAAGCTTCACCAGCTGGTGCCatggatgatgatgacgatgaggaTACAAGCTATGAGATTAATAATGTCAAAAAGAAAGGACGCCGGAGACGGGCAGCAAAGAAGGGAGGTACTTATGCTGATAATGGGCAAGGTAGGAAGAGTGAGAATCAGCCTGAGGAATCCAGGCATAATAATGATGAAAATGGTGCTGATGATAAGATGGAAGGTCCATCTTCTAATGAAGACAGTGCTGCAGCAAGTAAAGAAGATCAGCAGAAAGGAAAAACCGGTAATACTAAAAAGAACAAGAAAGGCACAGAAAAGAACACAACTATATCTTCTGAACAAAAGGGTACATCGAAGGGAAAGAAGCAAAAG GAGGTTTCAAAGGCACCCAGTAATGACTGTGAAACGTGTGGATCAACGTTTGACTCAAG GAACAAGTTGTTTTCTCACTTGGAAGAAACAGGTCATGCAATGCTGAAGACACGACAGAAAAATCGCTGA